A region from the Clostridium beijerinckii genome encodes:
- a CDS encoding transporter, with amino-acid sequence MNQNEFFNILMDGLKDFPEIKLHDIISYYENNFVLELVSGKTEEEIITKLGNPDLIVNKYRTEALKTPINTGYFTTDVDITNIGNKNYINNSNFTTNNNFINADTFNDFKTNDIFNNNNSIENGFKTNNKFNTFKTSSSYDDINLSSDFYNLRSSNQSNYNFTVKSDFNHNNKDDFNYNSSNNFNSDHNSDSNSNSFNDENHKNKILKFNVNTILIICTGILALAIFFPVITGIIGCIIGLLGVAISIFLASIGVLVGGTFTSFIGLPNVPMFVANFPHPSLVLFSLGSISLSILLIFLFYYLFKFLIQMLIKIYNSIKSKGGSF; translated from the coding sequence ATGAATCAAAATGAATTTTTTAACATCTTGATGGATGGTTTAAAAGACTTTCCCGAAATAAAATTACACGATATTATTTCCTATTATGAAAATAATTTTGTGCTTGAATTAGTCTCTGGAAAAACAGAAGAGGAAATAATAACTAAATTAGGTAATCCCGATTTAATAGTTAATAAGTATAGAACTGAAGCTTTAAAGACTCCTATTAATACAGGATATTTTACAACTGATGTTGATATTACTAATATTGGTAATAAAAATTATATTAATAATTCAAATTTTACTACCAATAATAATTTTATAAATGCTGATACATTTAATGATTTTAAGACTAATGATATCTTCAACAATAATAATTCTATTGAAAATGGCTTTAAAACTAATAACAAGTTTAATACCTTTAAAACTAGTAGTTCTTATGATGATATTAATTTAAGCTCCGATTTTTATAATCTCCGCAGTTCAAATCAATCAAATTATAATTTCACTGTTAAAAGTGATTTTAATCATAATAATAAAGATGATTTCAATTATAATTCAAGTAATAATTTTAATAGTGATCATAATTCAGATTCTAACTCAAATAGCTTTAATGATGAAAATCATAAGAATAAAATTTTAAAATTTAACGTAAATACCATTTTAATAATTTGCACCGGAATCTTAGCTTTAGCAATATTTTTTCCAGTTATAACTGGCATTATAGGTTGTATTATTGGCCTTCTCGGAGTAGCTATAAGTATTTTTCTTGCCAGTATAGGAGTATTAGTTGGTGGTACATTTACAAGTTTTATTGGGCTTCCTAATGTGCCAATGTTTGTTGCTAACTTCCCCCATCCATCACTAGTACTTTTTTCCCTAGGATCAATTTCATTATCAATACTTTTAATATTCTTATTTTATTATCTTTTCAAATTTCTCATACAGATGTTAATAAAAATTTATAATTCCATAAAATCTAAAGGAGGTTCATTCTAA
- a CDS encoding pyridoxal phosphate-dependent aminotransferase, with protein MISNKMKSLVSNNSTIRAMFEEGKKLSEIYGEENVFDYSIGNPNVEPPESIKKVITEILNEEKPNLVHGYMNNSGYEDVRDAISTFLNKKNHLNLSRNNIIMTCGAAGGLNIILKSILNPDDEVITFSPYFGEYKNYAQNFDGKLIISPTDTETFEPDLKALSEVITAKTKALIINNPNNPTGIVYSKEVIQSLANLLNEKQKELNTTIYLISDEPYREIVYDGIQVPCLLKYYDNTFIGYSYSKSLSLPGERIGYVVINTLMDAFEEMASALNIANRILGFVNAPSLFQRVIAKSLDAEVDVSIYKKNRDLLYNHLISLGFTCVKPQGAFYLFPKSPIEDDKKFCEDAKQFNLLLVPGSAFGCPGHVRLSYCISYEKIKDSLQAFDKLAALYKL; from the coding sequence ATGATATCCAATAAGATGAAATCTCTTGTTTCAAATAACTCTACTATAAGAGCTATGTTTGAGGAAGGGAAAAAATTATCAGAAATTTATGGAGAAGAAAATGTTTTTGATTACAGTATAGGTAATCCAAATGTTGAACCTCCAGAAAGCATTAAAAAAGTTATAACTGAAATTTTAAATGAAGAAAAACCGAATTTAGTTCATGGTTATATGAACAATTCTGGGTATGAAGATGTTAGAGATGCCATAAGTACTTTTCTAAACAAAAAGAATCATTTAAATCTTTCTAGAAATAATATTATTATGACATGTGGGGCTGCAGGTGGATTAAATATAATTTTAAAATCAATATTAAATCCTGATGATGAAGTTATTACTTTTTCACCATACTTTGGAGAATATAAAAATTATGCTCAAAATTTTGATGGTAAGCTTATAATTTCTCCAACTGACACAGAAACCTTTGAACCTGACTTAAAAGCTTTAAGTGAAGTTATCACAGCTAAAACTAAAGCGTTAATAATAAATAATCCTAATAATCCCACTGGAATTGTTTATTCAAAAGAAGTAATACAAAGTTTAGCTAATCTTCTTAATGAAAAACAAAAAGAATTAAATACAACTATATATTTAATTTCTGATGAACCATATAGAGAAATAGTTTATGATGGTATTCAAGTTCCTTGCCTTTTGAAATATTATGATAATACTTTCATAGGTTATTCTTATAGTAAATCATTATCTTTGCCAGGTGAACGTATAGGATATGTGGTTATCAACACATTAATGGATGCTTTTGAAGAAATGGCCTCTGCATTAAATATTGCAAACAGAATTTTAGGATTTGTTAATGCTCCATCATTATTCCAAAGAGTTATTGCAAAATCCTTAGATGCAGAAGTTGATGTAAGTATATACAAGAAAAATCGAGATCTTTTATATAATCATTTAATATCACTTGGATTTACTTGTGTTAAACCTCAAGGTGCTTTTTACCTTTTCCCTAAATCACCAATTGAAGATGATAAGAAATTCTGTGAAGATGCAAAACAATTCAACTTATTACTTGTCCCAGGTTCAGCCTTTGGGTGTCCGGGTCATGTAAGATTATCTTATTGTATCTCATATGAAAAAATCAAAGACTCATTACAAGCATTTGATAAGCTTGCAGCACTTTATAAATTATAG
- a CDS encoding alanyl-tRNA editing protein AlaX-L, which yields MEKIYYDNQYLKQFTAEIVDIKEIDNKFHVILDKTAFFPGGGGQSCDIGILGDQKILDVYEQDEIVYHVVEKKPIKIHKVKCEIDWDRRTDGMHQHLGQHVLSGAFFNLFNANTFAIHLGSDISSVDVYGTLSDTQVKEAEKLANKVIGDALTVESFIPTKSELKKLSLRRALPNTAEDIRIVKIGDFDINACCGLHPTLTQDLRLIKIKKFEKHKEGTRIEFLAGERAVYDSFKKDEFQNSICKYLNCNESEAINGIKNLNENLREANENNKSLNILLAKYQVKEILENATKINDVKVIKKIFDSENLRYVTNLTSKLVESENTIALMAVKSEDRVNLLFACSKDITEIKMNDLLKDAISLIDGKGGGSPFQAQGAGKNNANLESALDYAVSKITQSLN from the coding sequence ATGGAAAAAATTTATTATGATAATCAATACCTTAAGCAATTTACGGCTGAAATTGTTGATATAAAAGAAATTGATAATAAATTTCATGTTATATTAGACAAAACTGCATTTTTTCCAGGTGGTGGCGGACAAAGCTGTGACATTGGAATTTTAGGAGATCAGAAAATCCTTGATGTTTATGAACAAGATGAAATTGTTTATCACGTAGTTGAAAAAAAACCTATTAAGATACATAAGGTTAAATGTGAAATTGACTGGGATAGAAGAACTGACGGTATGCATCAACATTTAGGTCAACACGTTTTATCTGGTGCATTCTTTAATCTTTTTAATGCAAATACTTTCGCAATACATTTAGGTAGCGATATAAGCTCTGTCGATGTATATGGAACTTTAAGTGACACTCAAGTGAAAGAAGCTGAAAAACTTGCAAATAAAGTTATAGGTGATGCTTTAACTGTAGAATCCTTTATCCCAACTAAATCTGAACTAAAAAAATTATCTCTTAGACGTGCTCTTCCAAATACTGCAGAAGATATAAGAATTGTTAAAATTGGTGATTTTGATATTAATGCTTGTTGTGGTCTTCACCCAACATTAACTCAAGATCTTAGGCTTATTAAAATAAAGAAATTTGAGAAACACAAAGAAGGAACAAGAATAGAATTCTTAGCTGGTGAGCGTGCTGTTTATGATTCCTTTAAAAAAGATGAATTCCAAAATTCAATATGCAAGTATTTAAATTGCAATGAAAGTGAAGCTATCAATGGAATAAAAAATTTAAATGAAAACCTACGTGAAGCTAATGAGAACAATAAAAGCCTTAATATTTTATTAGCCAAATATCAAGTCAAAGAAATTCTTGAAAATGCAACTAAAATAAATGACGTCAAAGTCATAAAAAAAATATTTGATAGTGAAAATCTAAGGTATGTAACTAATTTAACTTCTAAGCTTGTTGAAAGTGAAAATACAATTGCTTTAATGGCAGTAAAATCTGAAGATAGGGTTAATCTTTTATTTGCTTGCTCTAAAGATATTACAGAAATAAAAATGAATGATCTTTTAAAAGATGCTATATCACTTATTGATGGTAAAGGTGGCGGAAGTCCATTCCAAGCTCAAGGCGCTGGTAAAAATAACGCCAATCTTGAAAGTGCCTTAGACTATGCCGTTAGCAAAATAACACAATCTTTAAATTAG
- a CDS encoding alpha/beta hydrolase, whose amino-acid sequence MESVQSKLTKVFLRVFKINKIWKLTGDELRYSIEKRQLSESHKPPKIIKNKFNIVKNEINGYCYYVMKPLRNVGQKHIIFLHGGGYVYEINSMHWEFLRKLSDALSCTITIPIYPLAPKHKHQEVFEMIIPIYKKIISDVRPKDIAIMGDSAGGGMSLALAELLKEKHLQQPGNIILISPALDMSLSNPKIHEVEKLDPMLAVPSLIDIGKWYGGEKGSKHYLISPIYGNLEELGKISLFTGTNDILYPDAKKLKTITNEKGIKINYYEYPSMIHIWPLFFFPESKKAREQIVEIIRTS is encoded by the coding sequence ATGGAGAGCGTTCAAAGTAAGTTAACAAAAGTTTTTTTACGAGTTTTTAAAATAAATAAAATATGGAAATTAACTGGGGACGAGTTGAGATATAGTATAGAGAAAAGACAATTATCAGAAAGTCATAAACCACCTAAAATAATCAAAAATAAATTTAATATTGTTAAGAATGAGATAAATGGTTATTGCTATTATGTAATGAAACCACTAAGAAATGTAGGGCAAAAACATATCATTTTCCTTCATGGAGGAGGATATGTATATGAAATTAATAGCATGCATTGGGAATTCTTAAGAAAACTGTCAGATGCCTTGAGCTGTACAATAACTATTCCTATTTATCCTTTAGCACCGAAACATAAACATCAAGAAGTCTTTGAAATGATTATTCCAATATATAAGAAAATTATTTCAGATGTAAGACCTAAAGATATAGCAATTATGGGAGATTCAGCAGGTGGGGGAATGAGTCTTGCTTTAGCAGAGCTTTTAAAAGAAAAGCATTTACAGCAGCCAGGGAATATAATTCTAATATCACCAGCTTTAGATATGTCATTAAGTAATCCTAAAATACATGAAGTAGAGAAACTTGATCCAATGTTAGCAGTACCTTCATTAATTGATATTGGCAAGTGGTATGGAGGAGAAAAAGGCTCAAAGCACTACTTGATTAGTCCTATTTATGGTAACCTTGAAGAACTTGGGAAAATTAGTTTGTTCACAGGAACTAATGATATATTATACCCAGATGCCAAGAAGTTAAAAACCATAACAAATGAAAAGGGAATAAAGATAAACTATTATGAATATCCTTCCATGATTCATATTTGGCCCTTATTTTTCTTTCCTGAATCAAAGAAAGCAAGAGAACAAATTGTTGAAATTATAAGAACATCATAA
- a CDS encoding heavy metal transport/detoxification protein produces MSCEHCVGHVKEALEGLDKVTSVEAGLENNCAIFETTNSDEELKAAIEEEGYDVVKIEE; encoded by the coding sequence ATGAGTTGCGAACATTGTGTAGGTCATGTAAAGGAGGCTTTAGAGGGTTTAGATAAAGTAACTTCAGTAGAAGCTGGTCTTGAAAATAACTGTGCAATATTTGAAACTACGAATAGTGATGAAGAATTAAAAGCAGCAATTGAAGAAGAAGGTTATGATGTAGTTAAAATTGAAGAATAG
- a CDS encoding PTS sugar transporter subunit IIA, whose amino-acid sequence MFKNIFKKKRDKVLYAFADGTSVDLSEVKDEVFSQKMMGDGIAIKPSDNKIFSPCNGLIVTVMKESMHAIGIRTDDGIDLLIHVGLDTINLKGEGFTLYCEEGKYIKKGDLLLTFDKELLKEKVIDDITMLIIADPNNHEILNLHIGEIMKVEESILIEYQVKLESDGV is encoded by the coding sequence ATGTTTAAAAATATATTTAAGAAAAAGAGAGATAAAGTCTTATATGCATTTGCAGATGGCACTAGTGTAGATTTAAGTGAAGTTAAGGATGAAGTATTTTCACAAAAAATGATGGGCGACGGAATTGCCATTAAGCCAAGTGATAACAAAATATTTTCTCCATGTAATGGATTAATTGTCACAGTAATGAAGGAAAGCATGCATGCTATTGGAATAAGAACTGATGATGGTATAGATCTTCTTATACATGTAGGGCTTGATACCATAAATTTAAAAGGTGAAGGATTCACTTTATATTGTGAAGAAGGGAAATACATAAAAAAAGGTGATTTGCTTCTGACCTTTGATAAAGAACTGCTAAAAGAAAAAGTAATAGATGACATTACTATGCTTATCATTGCAGATCCAAATAATCATGAAATCTTAAATCTTCATATTGGAGAAATTATGAAAGTTGAAGAAAGCATTTTAATTGAATATCAAGTAAAGCTTGAGTCCGATGGGGTTTGA
- a CDS encoding 6-phospho-alpha-glucosidase has translation MKTFKLVIVGGGSTYTPGIVKSLLSRKEEFKISELRLYDINEERQNKVGVIVKKVVEMFDPEVKLIFTTNPEEGFKDADFVFAQMRVGLYKMRELDEKIPLKYNVVGQETCGPGGLAYGLRTIYPMVEMIDFCEKHASKNYWIVNYSNPAAIVAKAMYKLRPNARILNICDMPVAIMRNMANILDCDRHEIEADYFGLNHFGWFTKIRVSGEDKTEELKAYVAEYGYIPPNSRSEVRHNDASWLHTFDNAKHIMKMFPKYLPNTYMQYYLLGNKIVEESDKNHTRANEVMEGREKKIFTAVEQYNVTGEIDLTQFFTGVHGEFIVEVAMSLAYDLRKRHLVMIENNGAIKSLPDDAMVEVPAYITKDGPEPIRVGEIPTFYKGLIEQQEASEKLVVEAAIEGSYEKALMAFTMNKTVPSAFIAKQILDEMIEANKEYWPELK, from the coding sequence ATGAAAACATTTAAACTAGTAATCGTAGGCGGAGGAAGTACTTATACACCAGGAATTGTAAAAAGTTTACTTTCAAGAAAAGAGGAATTCAAAATATCAGAATTGAGATTATATGATATAAATGAAGAACGTCAAAATAAAGTTGGGGTAATAGTAAAGAAAGTTGTTGAAATGTTTGACCCGGAAGTTAAGCTTATATTTACTACTAATCCAGAAGAAGGCTTTAAGGATGCTGATTTTGTATTTGCTCAAATGCGTGTTGGCCTATATAAAATGAGAGAATTAGATGAAAAAATTCCGCTAAAATATAATGTAGTTGGACAAGAAACATGTGGACCAGGGGGATTAGCATACGGTCTAAGAACTATATATCCTATGGTAGAAATGATTGATTTCTGCGAAAAACATGCTAGTAAAAACTACTGGATTGTTAATTACTCTAATCCAGCAGCTATTGTGGCAAAAGCTATGTATAAATTAAGACCAAATGCAAGAATTTTAAATATATGTGATATGCCAGTTGCTATAATGAGAAATATGGCTAATATTTTAGACTGCGATAGACATGAAATTGAAGCAGATTACTTTGGATTAAATCATTTTGGATGGTTTACAAAAATTAGAGTAAGTGGTGAAGATAAAACAGAGGAATTAAAAGCATATGTAGCAGAATATGGCTATATTCCACCAAATTCTAGGAGTGAAGTAAGACATAATGATGCGTCATGGCTTCACACTTTTGATAATGCTAAACATATAATGAAAATGTTTCCTAAATATCTTCCAAATACCTATATGCAATATTATCTTTTAGGCAATAAAATTGTAGAAGAATCAGATAAAAATCATACCAGAGCTAATGAGGTAATGGAAGGTAGAGAAAAGAAAATATTTACAGCAGTAGAACAATATAATGTTACTGGTGAAATTGATTTAACACAATTCTTTACAGGTGTTCATGGAGAATTTATTGTAGAAGTAGCTATGAGTTTAGCATATGATTTAAGAAAAAGACACTTAGTTATGATTGAAAATAATGGTGCAATTAAAAGTTTACCAGATGATGCTATGGTAGAAGTACCTGCATATATTACTAAAGATGGTCCAGAACCAATACGTGTTGGAGAAATACCGACTTTCTACAAAGGTTTAATTGAACAACAAGAGGCTAGTGAAAAGTTAGTGGTTGAAGCTGCAATTGAAGGTTCATATGAAAAGGCACTTATGGCATTTACAATGAATAAAACAGTTCCATCTGCTTTTATTGCAAAACAAATTTTAGATGAGATGATTGAAGCTAATAAAGAATATTGGCCAGAATTAAAATAG
- a CDS encoding PTS glucose transporter subunit IIBC — protein MKDKILDSMQKFAKAMIGPVLFLPIVGMLIALTAVFTNTTFVTEGGLIWKTGKFFNGMLSPIMGNLSILFCVGISIGMSKKKKSDAAFISIMSYILFLGANSKWLELSGKLIKGDTASTLYGTGQTIQLGFHVTDMGVFLGMILGVLVALVHNKYGNTEFKGAMAPYGNSKFVFVIMIPVITIFSIGTTYIWPTIANGITALTGFMSTAGPFGVFVYGFLNRFLVPTGLHHLIWSPFLYSAVGDQMIINGQNVIGAKPVFLALLNDQTITMMPDSARFLTYGLVKTFGVIGVALAFYFTAKKAKRNNLKAQLIPSTLTAVIAGITEPLEFTFIFAAPLLWFVYSVIDGLFQMLVYIVDVRVCATNGILDFLVINLPAGISRTHWPIYVLIGLVEIVVIFVVFKFMIEKMNLRTPGREEDNTDTTIDLNKNAAKVKQDMKTGNKNDSLNADREKALTIIKALGGKSNIVTVENCFSRLRVDVIDNSLIDEKTLKTTGAAGVVKKANNIQVVYGLSINKIRTIVDEALETIE, from the coding sequence ATGAAAGACAAGATTTTAGATAGTATGCAAAAGTTTGCTAAGGCTATGATTGGACCAGTATTATTCTTGCCTATTGTGGGGATGTTGATTGCATTAACTGCAGTTTTTACTAATACAACTTTCGTTACAGAAGGAGGACTAATTTGGAAGACAGGAAAATTCTTCAATGGTATGCTGTCACCGATTATGGGGAATTTAAGTATTCTGTTTTGCGTTGGAATTTCAATTGGTATGTCAAAAAAGAAAAAATCAGATGCAGCATTTATATCTATAATGTCTTATATATTATTTTTAGGTGCTAACAGTAAGTGGTTAGAATTATCAGGTAAATTAATTAAGGGTGATACAGCAAGTACTTTATATGGTACTGGACAAACAATTCAACTGGGATTTCATGTAACCGATATGGGAGTTTTTCTAGGCATGATTTTAGGAGTTTTAGTGGCTTTAGTTCACAATAAGTATGGAAACACAGAATTTAAAGGTGCCATGGCTCCTTATGGTAATAGTAAATTTGTATTTGTTATTATGATTCCTGTGATTACAATATTTAGTATTGGAACAACATATATTTGGCCTACCATAGCAAATGGAATTACAGCACTTACAGGATTTATGAGTACAGCAGGGCCATTTGGTGTATTTGTTTATGGATTTTTAAATAGATTCTTAGTTCCAACTGGACTCCACCATTTGATTTGGTCACCATTCCTATACTCTGCAGTAGGTGATCAAATGATTATTAATGGGCAAAATGTAATTGGAGCAAAACCTGTATTTTTAGCATTACTAAATGATCAGACAATAACTATGATGCCGGATTCAGCAAGATTTCTGACTTATGGTTTAGTTAAAACCTTCGGTGTAATTGGTGTTGCTTTAGCATTTTATTTTACAGCTAAAAAAGCAAAGCGTAATAATTTAAAAGCACAGTTAATACCATCAACTTTAACTGCTGTAATTGCAGGTATTACAGAACCATTAGAATTCACATTTATTTTTGCAGCACCATTATTATGGTTTGTATATTCCGTAATTGATGGATTATTTCAAATGTTAGTGTATATAGTTGACGTAAGAGTTTGTGCAACAAATGGTATTTTAGATTTCCTTGTTATAAATTTACCTGCAGGTATTAGCAGAACCCATTGGCCTATATATGTATTAATAGGACTAGTTGAAATAGTTGTTATATTTGTAGTATTCAAATTTATGATTGAAAAAATGAATTTGAGAACACCTGGAAGGGAAGAAGATAATACAGATACTACAATTGATTTAAATAAAAATGCAGCAAAAGTTAAACAAGACATGAAAACAGGTAATAAAAATGATAGCCTTAATGCCGATAGAGAAAAGGCTCTAACAATTATTAAAGCCTTAGGCGGTAAGAGTAATATAGTAACTGTAGAAAATTGTTTTTCAAGGCTTAGAGTAGATGTTATTGATAATAGTTTAATTGATGAAAAAACATTAAAAACTACTGGAGCAGCTGGAGTTGTAAAAAAGGCAAATAATATACAGGTTGTTTATGGTCTTTCAATTAATAAAATTAGAACAATTGTAGATGAAGCATTAGAAACAATAGAATAA